The Geobacter sp. AOG2 genome includes a window with the following:
- a CDS encoding phosphoribosylformylglycinamidine synthase subunit PurS — protein MAYRIEVALKEGVRDARGERIKREIEHFLHLQVNEVRTIDVYTVDAPLTQEELHQTAAGPFSDPVIQEWSIERPLAAGFDFAVEVGFRPGVTDNVGRTAREAVEYLTGRPFAAGEGVYYSVQYLLKGTFELSDVEGIATGLLCNTLIQRYSVLSAADFMARRGFSPTVPKVLAEVKAEVREIDLNVSDEDLLRISKEGVLALTLEEMRIIQAHYRDPLVIAKRTTVGLGANPTDVELECLAQTWSEHCKHKIFSGTVQYEDEEGNKQEIKSLFKSFIQRTTKDVRANLGDRDFCLSVFKDNAGVIKFNDQQSLVFKVETHNSPSALDPYGGALTGIVGVNRDPFGTGQGAKLIFNTDVFCFADPFYEKPLPARLLHPRRIYEGVVEGVEHGGNKSGIPTVNGSLVFDERFAGKPLVFCGTAGIMPREINGQPSHEKSIHPGDLIVMTGGRIGKDGIHGATFSSEELNENSPVTAVQIGDPITQKRMFDFLIRARDKALYRFITDNGAGGLSSSVGEMAGECGGCRMDLAKAPLKYPGLNPWEILISEAQERMSLAVPPERIEEFMGMAKRFGVEATVLGEFTDSGVFHVLYDGRTVAWLPMAFMHEGLPPMQLPAKWVPPRHAEPVVEVKGDYSDDLAALLSSLNICSKESVVRRYDHEVQGGSVVKPFGGVTNDGPSDAAVVRPILDSFEGVVTAHGICPRYSDIDTYHMTANAIDEALRNYVAVGGSLDLVAGLDNFCWCDPVLSEKTPDGPYKMAQLVRSNQALYDICMAYNLPLISGKDSMKNDFYDGSTKISIPPTLLFSVIGKIEDARKAVTMDVKRPGDIVYLLGKTGDELGGSEYFALRGAVGNKVPLVDTNRAYKRYQAYHQAVTQGLVASCHDLSDGGLAVAAAESAFAGGYGMSLDLSRALWKGDAAGKSDAALLFAESASRHLVTVHPEKRDEFESVMSGNCFASIGVVTAEPELAIAGLNGTAVVRAELAVLKEAWQKTLREL, from the coding sequence ATGGCATACAGAATCGAAGTGGCCCTGAAGGAGGGTGTCCGCGACGCCCGCGGAGAGCGGATCAAACGGGAAATCGAGCATTTCCTGCACTTGCAGGTGAACGAGGTCCGTACCATTGACGTCTATACCGTGGATGCCCCTCTTACGCAGGAAGAACTCCATCAGACTGCGGCTGGCCCGTTCAGCGACCCGGTTATCCAGGAGTGGAGTATCGAACGGCCCTTGGCGGCCGGTTTCGATTTTGCCGTGGAGGTCGGCTTCCGTCCCGGCGTGACCGACAACGTGGGGCGCACCGCCCGGGAAGCCGTCGAATATCTGACCGGCCGTCCCTTTGCCGCCGGCGAGGGGGTCTACTATTCGGTGCAATACCTGCTGAAGGGGACCTTTGAGCTGTCCGACGTGGAAGGCATCGCCACCGGTCTCTTGTGCAATACCCTTATCCAGCGTTATAGCGTGCTCTCGGCGGCCGATTTCATGGCCCGGCGCGGGTTTTCGCCGACGGTTCCCAAGGTGCTGGCCGAGGTTAAGGCTGAGGTGCGCGAGATTGATCTGAACGTTTCCGACGAGGATTTGTTGCGCATCAGCAAAGAAGGGGTACTGGCCCTGACCCTGGAAGAAATGCGGATCATCCAGGCCCACTACCGCGATCCGCTGGTCATAGCGAAGCGCACCACCGTAGGTTTGGGCGCTAACCCAACCGATGTGGAATTGGAGTGCCTGGCCCAGACTTGGTCCGAGCACTGTAAGCACAAGATATTTTCGGGCACGGTGCAGTACGAGGACGAAGAGGGCAACAAACAGGAGATCAAATCCCTGTTCAAGTCGTTCATCCAGCGTACCACCAAGGATGTGCGCGCAAATTTGGGTGACAGGGACTTCTGCCTGTCGGTGTTCAAGGATAATGCCGGGGTCATCAAGTTCAACGACCAACAGTCGCTGGTCTTCAAGGTGGAGACCCACAATTCGCCGTCGGCCCTGGACCCCTACGGCGGGGCGTTGACCGGCATTGTGGGAGTCAACCGCGACCCCTTCGGCACGGGGCAGGGGGCCAAACTGATCTTCAATACCGATGTTTTCTGTTTCGCCGACCCGTTTTATGAAAAACCGTTACCCGCGCGCCTGCTCCATCCCCGGCGCATTTACGAAGGGGTAGTGGAGGGCGTCGAGCATGGCGGCAACAAGAGCGGCATCCCCACGGTCAACGGTTCGCTGGTCTTTGACGAGCGTTTTGCCGGCAAACCTCTGGTGTTCTGCGGTACAGCCGGGATAATGCCGCGCGAAATCAACGGTCAGCCGAGCCATGAAAAATCCATCCATCCGGGCGACCTGATCGTGATGACCGGCGGCCGTATCGGCAAGGATGGAATTCACGGCGCGACCTTTTCGTCCGAGGAGTTGAACGAGAACTCGCCGGTTACGGCGGTGCAGATCGGCGATCCCATCACCCAGAAGCGCATGTTCGACTTCCTGATCCGTGCGCGGGACAAGGCGCTCTATCGTTTCATTACCGACAACGGTGCCGGGGGGCTCTCTTCCTCGGTGGGAGAGATGGCCGGCGAATGTGGCGGCTGCCGGATGGACCTGGCTAAGGCGCCCCTCAAGTATCCCGGTCTCAATCCGTGGGAAATTCTCATCTCCGAAGCCCAGGAACGCATGTCCCTGGCGGTGCCGCCGGAACGGATCGAAGAGTTCATGGGCATGGCCAAACGTTTCGGCGTGGAGGCCACGGTTCTGGGCGAGTTCACCGACAGCGGCGTGTTCCACGTCCTCTACGACGGCCGCACCGTGGCCTGGTTGCCTATGGCGTTCATGCACGAGGGACTGCCCCCCATGCAACTGCCCGCCAAATGGGTGCCGCCCCGGCATGCGGAGCCGGTAGTAGAGGTCAAGGGGGATTACTCCGACGATCTGGCGGCCCTCTTGTCGTCCCTCAATATCTGCTCCAAGGAATCAGTGGTGCGGCGGTACGATCACGAGGTTCAGGGCGGCTCGGTGGTCAAGCCGTTTGGCGGCGTTACCAACGACGGCCCCTCCGACGCAGCCGTGGTGCGGCCGATTCTGGATTCCTTTGAAGGTGTGGTGACGGCCCACGGCATCTGCCCCCGCTATTCCGACATCGATACCTACCACATGACCGCCAACGCCATCGACGAGGCATTGCGCAACTATGTGGCAGTGGGCGGTTCCCTCGATTTGGTGGCCGGCCTGGATAACTTCTGCTGGTGCGATCCGGTCCTGTCGGAGAAAACCCCGGACGGCCCCTACAAGATGGCTCAATTGGTGCGCTCCAACCAGGCGCTGTACGACATTTGCATGGCCTATAATCTGCCGCTGATTTCGGGCAAGGATTCCATGAAGAACGACTTTTACGATGGCTCCACCAAAATTTCGATTCCGCCGACCCTGCTCTTCTCGGTGATCGGCAAGATCGAGGATGCCCGCAAGGCTGTCACCATGGACGTCAAACGGCCCGGAGACATCGTGTATCTGCTGGGCAAGACAGGCGACGAACTGGGCGGCTCGGAGTATTTCGCCCTCAGGGGCGCCGTCGGCAACAAGGTGCCCCTGGTGGACACCAACCGGGCGTACAAGCGGTACCAGGCCTACCACCAGGCGGTCACGCAAGGGCTGGTGGCCTCCTGTCACGATCTTTCCGACGGCGGCCTGGCTGTGGCGGCGGCAGAATCGGCCTTTGCCGGGGGGTACGGCATGAGTCTGGATCTCTCCCGGGCGCTCTGGAAGGGCGACGCGGCGGGCAAATCCGATGCGGCGCTGCTCTTCGCCGAATCGGCGTCGCGCCACCTGGTGACGGTCCATCCCGAGAAGCGGGACGAGTTCGAGTCGGTTATGAGCGGCAACTGCTTCGCCTCCATCGGCGTGGTGACCGCGGAGCCGGAGCTTGCCATTGCCGGACTGAACGGCACTGCCGTGGTACGCGCCGAGCTGGCGGTGTTGAAGGAAGCCTGGCAGAAGACATTAAGGGAGCTGTGA
- a CDS encoding phosphoribosylformylglycinamidine synthase subunit PurQ, which translates to MKKTRAIVITGNGTNCETEAAHACRLGGFDEAVIAHIAEILSGEISLDDFHFLNLTGGFLDGDDLGSAKAQANRLKHAGVAGTGEKLVEQFTRFIAAGKLILGVCNGFQLMVKMGMLPGFDGDFLTQRTTLTFNDCGRFQDRWVYLKADPASPSVFTQGIEQGIYLPMRHGEGKFLCDSAATLERIEREHLAVLKYSGPDYGAATMEFPLNPNGAQNAIAGLCDPTGRLMGLMPHPEAFVHYTQHPRWTREELPEEGDGLKLYRNAAEYVRGNLV; encoded by the coding sequence ATGAAAAAAACCCGTGCCATCGTCATCACCGGAAACGGCACCAACTGCGAGACCGAGGCGGCTCATGCCTGCCGCCTGGGGGGCTTCGACGAGGCGGTCATCGCCCATATCGCCGAGATCCTCTCCGGCGAGATCAGTCTGGACGACTTCCATTTCCTTAACCTGACCGGCGGTTTTCTGGACGGCGACGACCTGGGGAGCGCCAAGGCCCAGGCCAACCGCCTGAAACATGCCGGTGTCGCCGGTACGGGCGAGAAGTTGGTGGAACAGTTCACCCGCTTCATCGCTGCCGGCAAGCTGATCCTGGGGGTCTGCAACGGCTTCCAACTGATGGTCAAAATGGGCATGCTGCCCGGTTTTGACGGCGATTTTCTGACCCAGCGCACGACCCTGACTTTTAACGACTGCGGCCGCTTTCAGGATCGCTGGGTGTACCTGAAGGCTGATCCCGCATCGCCCAGCGTCTTTACCCAAGGGATTGAACAGGGTATCTACCTGCCTATGCGCCACGGCGAGGGAAAGTTTCTCTGCGATTCGGCTGCGACCCTGGAGCGTATCGAGCGGGAACACTTGGCGGTGCTGAAATACTCCGGACCGGATTACGGGGCTGCGACCATGGAGTTTCCGCTGAATCCCAATGGGGCTCAAAACGCCATTGCCGGCCTTTGTGACCCGACCGGCCGCTTGATGGGGCTCATGCCTCATCCCGAGGCCTTTGTGCATTACACCCAACACCCCCGTTGGACCCGGGAAGAGCTGCCGGAAGAGGGTGATGGGTTGAAGCTGTACCGCAACGCTGCGGAGTATGTGAGGGGAAATCTTGTATAA
- the purF gene encoding amidophosphoribosyltransferase — MDFTKPHEECGVFGVYNHSEASNLTYLGLYALQHRGQESCGIVSSDGTTLHAHKRMGLVADVFGNQEVFKKLPGKSAIGHVRYSTAGASVEKNVQPIMVDYSRGSIAVAHNGNLVNAQLLKAELEAYGSIFQTTMDTEIIIHLLAISHTNSLVDRIVDALNRIKGAYCLLFLTESRMIAVRDPNGFRPLCLGRLGDAWVVASESCALDLIEAEFVREIEPGEMIVCTRDGNMKSLFPFKKVEPTPCIFEFVYFARPDSYIFGKNVYLARKELGRQLAREHAVDADIVIPVPDSGVPAAMGYAEESGIRFEMALIRNHYVGRTFIEPAQAIRHFGVKIKLNPVREILKGKRVVVIDDSIVRGTTSRKIVKMVRNAGAKEVHMRISSPPTSYPCYYGIDTPNRKELISSSHTNDEICRYITADSLGYLSEEGLVNSVGMGNTGFCKACFAGTYPVAFPRPALKPQMGLFEEEYSEHE, encoded by the coding sequence ATGGATTTCACCAAGCCACACGAAGAATGCGGCGTTTTCGGCGTCTACAATCATTCCGAGGCATCCAACCTGACGTATCTGGGGCTGTATGCTCTCCAGCATCGCGGGCAGGAAAGCTGCGGCATCGTATCATCGGACGGCACGACCCTGCACGCCCACAAGCGCATGGGGTTGGTAGCCGATGTGTTCGGCAATCAAGAGGTTTTCAAGAAACTGCCTGGAAAATCAGCCATCGGCCATGTGCGCTACTCCACCGCCGGCGCCTCGGTTGAGAAGAATGTGCAGCCGATCATGGTGGACTACTCCCGGGGCTCCATAGCCGTGGCCCACAACGGCAACCTGGTGAACGCCCAACTGCTTAAGGCCGAGCTGGAAGCCTACGGCTCCATCTTCCAGACCACCATGGACACGGAGATCATCATTCACCTGCTGGCAATCTCCCACACCAATTCCTTGGTGGACCGCATCGTGGATGCCCTCAATCGTATCAAGGGCGCCTACTGTTTGTTGTTCTTGACCGAGAGCCGCATGATTGCTGTACGCGACCCCAACGGTTTTCGCCCCCTCTGCCTGGGCAGGCTGGGTGATGCCTGGGTCGTGGCCTCTGAGAGCTGCGCCCTGGACCTGATTGAGGCCGAGTTCGTAAGGGAAATCGAACCGGGCGAGATGATTGTCTGCACCAGGGACGGCAACATGAAGTCCCTGTTTCCCTTCAAGAAGGTCGAACCGACCCCCTGTATCTTCGAATTCGTCTATTTTGCCCGGCCCGACTCCTATATATTCGGCAAGAACGTCTATCTGGCCCGCAAGGAATTGGGGCGGCAGTTGGCCCGCGAACACGCCGTCGATGCCGACATCGTCATTCCGGTACCCGATTCCGGTGTTCCGGCCGCCATGGGATACGCCGAAGAGTCCGGAATCCGCTTCGAGATGGCCCTGATCCGCAACCATTATGTAGGACGGACCTTTATCGAACCGGCCCAGGCAATCCGCCATTTCGGAGTTAAGATCAAACTCAACCCGGTACGGGAAATCCTTAAGGGTAAACGTGTCGTGGTCATTGACGACTCCATCGTGCGCGGCACCACATCCCGCAAGATCGTCAAGATGGTGCGCAATGCCGGGGCCAAGGAGGTGCACATGCGCATCTCTTCTCCCCCCACCAGCTATCCCTGCTACTACGGTATCGATACCCCTAACCGCAAAGAACTGATCTCCTCTTCCCACACAAACGACGAAATTTGTCGTTATATCACCGCAGACTCATTGGGTTATCTGTCCGAAGAGGGATTGGTCAATTCGGTCGGTATGGGAAATACCGGTTTTTGCAAGGCATGTTTTGCCGGAACTTACCCGGTTGCATTCCCCCGGCCGGCCTTAAAGCCGCAGATGGGACTTTTCGAAGAGGAGTACAGCGAGCATGAATGA
- the pyrE gene encoding orotate phosphoribosyltransferase, with translation MNDREQLKKIILELSYEKRLVTLASGRQSDFYFDGKQTTLHAEGGFLVGKLFYEAIKDVEGVEAVGGITLGADPIATATSIAAHLDGKRMHAFIIRKEPKGHGTGQWLEGRKNLPPGTGVVIVEDVVTTGGSSMKAVRRAEEEGLKVLGIVTLVDREEGGRENIEAEGFWLKTIFTRSELVA, from the coding sequence ATGAATGACCGTGAACAACTGAAAAAGATCATCCTGGAACTGTCCTATGAAAAACGGCTTGTGACCTTGGCTTCGGGCCGGCAGAGCGATTTCTACTTCGACGGCAAGCAGACCACCTTGCACGCGGAAGGCGGCTTTCTGGTGGGCAAACTTTTCTACGAGGCGATCAAGGATGTGGAAGGTGTTGAAGCGGTAGGCGGCATCACCCTAGGGGCCGACCCCATAGCCACAGCCACCTCGATCGCCGCCCATCTGGACGGTAAAAGAATGCATGCCTTCATCATCCGCAAGGAGCCCAAGGGGCACGGTACCGGCCAGTGGCTGGAGGGGCGCAAGAATCTGCCCCCCGGGACCGGTGTGGTTATTGTCGAGGACGTGGTCACCACCGGCGGTTCCTCCATGAAGGCCGTACGCCGGGCGGAAGAGGAAGGGCTGAAGGTACTGGGCATCGTCACCCTGGTTGACCGCGAGGAGGGCGGCCGGGAAAATATTGAGGCCGAAGGTTTCTGGTTGAAAACCATTTTCACAAGGTCTGAACTCGTCGCTTAA
- a CDS encoding histidine triad nucleotide-binding protein, translated as MEQQCLFCKIIDGDIPATKVYEDEFMVAIEDIAPKAPLHLLLIPKRHFSNCLDMAEGDASRVGHLFRIAGELARQKGFDERGFRIVQNNGEGAGQSVFHIHFHLLAGRDFTWPPG; from the coding sequence ATGGAGCAGCAATGCCTGTTTTGCAAAATTATCGACGGTGATATTCCGGCAACCAAGGTGTATGAAGACGAGTTCATGGTGGCAATCGAGGATATTGCTCCCAAGGCCCCCCTGCACCTGTTGCTGATCCCGAAACGCCATTTTTCCAACTGCCTTGATATGGCCGAAGGGGACGCTTCGCGGGTTGGTCACCTGTTTCGAATCGCCGGGGAGCTTGCCCGCCAGAAGGGTTTTGATGAACGCGGATTTCGGATAGTTCAGAACAACGGTGAGGGGGCCGGGCAATCGGTCTTCCACATCCACTTTCATCTTTTGGCTGGGCGCGATTTCACTTGGCCTCCCGGGTAA
- a CDS encoding DUF4124 domain-containing protein yields MKRIISVLALTLLWSLPVKAETYTWTDKSGTVNFSDDYSSIPKQYRRKVRKLGDMDAAPAAADTAKDGGGQQPVRPSTSVIGNPGTAGADSANGLYGGKKAEVWQQEFKAREAEYKRLERELTQLEGLIKNPVGISQERMWGLPQEFRETQKRYNEAIKSYNDLNDAANKVGLPAELRK; encoded by the coding sequence ATGAAACGTATTATATCGGTTTTGGCGCTGACGCTCCTCTGGTCGTTGCCGGTGAAGGCCGAGACCTATACCTGGACCGATAAGAGCGGCACCGTCAACTTCAGCGACGATTATTCCAGCATACCGAAACAGTACCGCAGGAAGGTTCGCAAGCTGGGGGATATGGATGCTGCGCCGGCAGCAGCCGACACTGCGAAGGATGGGGGGGGGCAGCAGCCGGTGCGGCCTTCAACATCAGTGATTGGTAATCCCGGTACTGCTGGAGCCGATTCCGCAAATGGATTGTACGGAGGAAAAAAGGCTGAGGTTTGGCAGCAGGAGTTCAAGGCCCGCGAAGCGGAATACAAACGGTTGGAACGTGAGCTTACGCAGTTGGAGGGCCTTATCAAAAATCCTGTGGGGATATCACAGGAACGTATGTGGGGGTTGCCTCAGGAGTTCAGGGAAACGCAAAAACGGTATAATGAAGCCATCAAGTCGTACAACGACCTGAATGACGCCGCAAACAAAGTCGGTCTGCCAGCGGAGTTGAGAAAATAG
- a CDS encoding Nramp family divalent metal transporter — protein sequence MFTGISLFRFLKPLKSVNPRNIMLFLAILGPGIITANVDNDAGGITTYSLAGANYGNDLLWTMLPTTVALVVIQEMCARMGAVTGKGLADLIRESFGVKVTFYVMIALLLTNMGNSISEFAGIAASLEIFGISKYASVPISALVVWLLIVKGSYKTVEKVFLVACMVYVAYPIAAFMAGPKWDIILKASITPTFRSDSAFTMTMVGLVGTTIAPWMQFYQQSAVVEKGITAEQYAFTRLDVIFGCIMAIVVAFFIVVACAATINVQGLKVETATDAALALKPLVGRHASTLFAFGLFNASLFAACILPLSTAFYICEGMGWESGVDKDFERAPQFFWLFTIIIIISAGLILIPRAPLLQIMFLSQVVNGAVLPFILIFMQILVNDRKLMGKFVNGPIFNTIAWLTVVIMIVMTLVMTMDMAVPGAIKNLLAF from the coding sequence ATGTTCACCGGTATATCCTTATTCAGGTTCCTCAAGCCGCTTAAAAGCGTGAATCCCCGGAACATCATGCTGTTTCTGGCGATTCTTGGGCCGGGTATCATCACCGCCAATGTGGACAACGATGCCGGCGGCATCACGACCTACTCCCTGGCCGGTGCCAACTACGGCAACGACCTGCTCTGGACCATGCTTCCCACCACGGTGGCCCTGGTGGTGATTCAGGAGATGTGCGCCCGCATGGGCGCCGTTACCGGCAAAGGGCTTGCAGATCTGATCCGCGAGTCGTTCGGGGTCAAGGTAACCTTCTATGTGATGATCGCTCTGCTCTTGACCAATATGGGCAACTCCATCTCCGAATTCGCCGGCATCGCAGCCAGCCTCGAAATATTCGGCATCAGCAAGTATGCCTCAGTTCCCATCAGCGCCCTTGTGGTCTGGCTGCTCATTGTCAAGGGATCGTACAAGACTGTGGAGAAGGTCTTCCTGGTGGCCTGCATGGTCTACGTCGCCTATCCCATCGCCGCTTTCATGGCCGGCCCCAAATGGGACATAATCCTTAAGGCCAGTATTACCCCGACGTTTCGATCCGACAGCGCCTTCACCATGACCATGGTCGGCCTTGTCGGAACCACCATTGCCCCGTGGATGCAGTTTTACCAGCAGTCGGCCGTAGTGGAGAAGGGGATCACCGCCGAACAGTATGCCTTTACGCGCCTGGATGTCATCTTTGGCTGCATCATGGCTATTGTGGTCGCTTTTTTTATCGTGGTGGCCTGCGCCGCCACCATCAATGTCCAGGGCTTGAAGGTTGAAACCGCCACCGACGCGGCCCTTGCGCTCAAGCCGCTTGTGGGCAGACACGCATCCACGTTGTTCGCCTTTGGCCTCTTCAATGCGTCGTTGTTTGCAGCCTGTATCCTGCCGCTCTCCACGGCCTTTTATATCTGTGAGGGCATGGGGTGGGAGTCGGGCGTTGACAAGGATTTCGAACGGGCCCCCCAATTTTTCTGGCTCTTTACCATCATCATCATCATAAGCGCCGGTCTGATCCTGATCCCCAGGGCGCCACTTCTCCAGATCATGTTTCTTTCCCAGGTCGTAAACGGGGCGGTGTTACCATTCATTCTGATCTTCATGCAGATCCTGGTGAACGACCGCAAACTCATGGGAAAATTTGTCAATGGCCCCATATTCAACACGATTGCTTGGCTGACGGTTGTGATTATGATCGTGATGACCCTCGTCATGACCATGGACATGGCCGTACCCGGTGCTATTAAGAACCTGCTGGCCTTCTAG
- a CDS encoding magnesium transporter MgtE N-terminal domain-containing protein: protein MNTEYSEIYLSAVIGRSVINSKGEELGILRDLIMVPGEVFPEVSHIVIKGHKGKMSLPWNEVSLFTHVVISASGITPPGLCAYDYREAEILVRRDLLDKQIVDVDGAKVVRVNDIKLGKLHDKLCIFSVDIGFRGLLRRLGYERFGESMARLIKKDIPHTEISWEYVQPLEPHSSKLALNIARNQMNEIHPADLADIIEQIPIKNIRTVLDSIDAETTGDTLYELEPEMRSVVISQMDAEHASDILEEMSPDDAADVLSDLSEETAQQLLELMDDEEKEEIEELLEHEDDTAGGFMTSEFLTLPLNHTVGAAIADVRRLAGEIENINYAYLLDDDEHLEGTLSIQELLASRDDELVVDIMEDNIKSVNVGDDPEEILETLTRYDLTAVPVLDEEQRMVGIVTVDDVLAHYLPRLVKKRG, encoded by the coding sequence ATGAACACGGAATATAGCGAAATATACCTAAGCGCCGTCATTGGCCGTTCGGTAATCAACAGCAAGGGCGAAGAGCTCGGCATTCTCCGTGACCTCATCATGGTGCCGGGCGAGGTCTTTCCCGAGGTTTCGCACATTGTGATCAAGGGGCACAAGGGCAAGATGTCGCTCCCCTGGAACGAGGTATCACTGTTTACCCATGTGGTGATCTCGGCGTCCGGGATCACCCCGCCCGGCCTGTGCGCCTACGACTACCGCGAGGCGGAGATCCTGGTGCGCCGCGACCTTCTGGACAAGCAGATCGTGGACGTGGACGGAGCCAAGGTGGTGCGCGTCAACGATATCAAACTGGGCAAGCTCCACGACAAGCTGTGCATATTTAGCGTGGACATCGGCTTTCGCGGACTGCTGCGCCGTTTGGGATACGAACGGTTCGGCGAGAGTATGGCGCGGCTGATCAAAAAGGACATCCCCCATACCGAGATCAGTTGGGAGTATGTCCAACCCTTGGAACCCCACTCGTCCAAACTGGCCCTGAATATTGCCCGCAATCAGATGAACGAGATCCATCCGGCCGACCTTGCGGACATCATCGAGCAGATCCCGATCAAAAACATCAGGACGGTGCTGGACAGCATCGATGCCGAGACCACCGGTGATACACTTTACGAATTGGAACCGGAGATGCGCAGCGTGGTCATCAGCCAGATGGACGCGGAGCATGCCTCGGACATCCTTGAAGAGATGTCCCCGGATGATGCCGCCGACGTTCTCTCCGACCTGTCGGAAGAAACGGCCCAGCAACTATTAGAACTGATGGATGATGAGGAGAAGGAAGAGATTGAAGAGTTGTTGGAGCATGAGGACGATACGGCCGGCGGTTTCATGACCAGCGAATTCCTCACCCTGCCCCTGAACCATACCGTGGGCGCGGCCATCGCGGATGTGCGCCGTCTGGCAGGGGAGATCGAAAATATTAACTATGCCTATCTCCTGGACGACGACGAACACTTGGAAGGCACCCTCAGCATTCAGGAGTTGCTTGCCTCCCGGGATGACGAGCTTGTCGTTGATATCATGGAAGACAACATAAAAAGCGTAAACGTAGGCGACGACCCGGAGGAGATTTTGGAGACCCTTACCCGGTACGACCTGACGGCGGTGCCGGTGCTTGACGAGGAACAGCGCATGGTGGGGATCGTCACCGTTGATGATGTCCTTGCACACTATCTGCCTCGCCTGGTGAAGAAGAGAGGTTAG
- the smpB gene encoding SsrA-binding protein SmpB, translated as MGEKLICNNKKAYHEYFIEEKLEAGVVLQGTEVKSLRCGNVNLTDSFMLIREGEAFLHNLHIAPYDFGNRANHQPDRQRKLLLHRKEITRLYGRVREQGYSVIPLRLYFKDGLVKVEIGLAKGKKLYDKREDLKKKDTQREMSQALKSRNRA; from the coding sequence ATGGGTGAGAAACTGATCTGCAACAACAAGAAGGCCTACCATGAATATTTTATCGAGGAAAAGCTGGAAGCCGGGGTGGTGCTTCAGGGGACCGAGGTAAAATCGCTACGGTGCGGCAACGTCAACCTGACCGACTCCTTCATGCTGATTCGCGAAGGTGAGGCCTTTCTGCACAACCTGCATATCGCGCCCTATGACTTCGGCAACCGCGCGAACCACCAACCGGATCGCCAGCGCAAACTGCTCCTGCACCGCAAGGAGATCACCCGGCTTTACGGCAGGGTCAGGGAGCAGGGCTATTCGGTCATACCGCTCAGGCTCTATTTCAAGGATGGCTTGGTGAAGGTGGAGATTGGTCTTGCCAAAGGTAAGAAACTGTACGATAAACGTGAAGACTTGAAGAAGAAGGACACGCAACGCGAAATGTCCCAAGCCCTGAAGTCGAGAAACAGGGCGTAA
- a CDS encoding DUF2127 domain-containing protein yields MRKNAKTFGQFKGLRVVALLEGAKGTIVLLTGFGILALIHKDLHHVAEQLVQHLHINPARHYPRIFIDAAQRVTDLQLWGLALSALGYAIVRFVEAYGLWKRMSWAEWFGLLTGGMYIPVELFEVMRGVTWPKVSILIVNLGVVGYLAFILLPAKRK; encoded by the coding sequence ATGCGTAAAAATGCCAAGACATTCGGACAATTTAAAGGGCTTCGTGTCGTAGCGCTTTTAGAAGGGGCTAAAGGAACCATTGTTCTTTTGACCGGTTTCGGGATACTGGCGCTTATCCACAAAGACCTCCATCATGTTGCCGAGCAACTTGTCCAACACCTGCATATCAATCCGGCCCGCCACTATCCGCGAATTTTTATCGATGCGGCTCAGCGTGTTACGGATCTACAGCTCTGGGGGCTCGCTCTTTCTGCATTAGGCTATGCCATCGTGCGCTTTGTGGAAGCGTACGGGCTGTGGAAACGGATGTCGTGGGCGGAATGGTTCGGGCTGCTGACAGGGGGGATGTACATCCCCGTCGAACTGTTCGAGGTCATGCGTGGAGTAACGTGGCCCAAGGTGAGTATACTGATTGTTAACCTGGGAGTTGTGGGGTATCTGGCCTTTATTCTGCTGCCGGCAAAACGGAAATGA